Genomic window (Streptomyces yatensis):
CCCCGGCAGGGTGCTCGGCCACGAGGGGGTCGGCGAGGTCGTCGAGACCGGTGCCGATGTCCGCGGGGTCCGTCCCGGCGACCGGGTGCTGCTCTCCTGCATCTCGGCCTGCGGCCACTGCCGCTTCTGCCGGGAGCGCAACTACGGACAGTGCCGTGACGGCGGGGGCTGGATCCTCGGGCGCATGATCGACGGCACCCAGGCCGAGTACGTACGGGTGCCGTTCGCCGATCTGTCCACCCATCCGCTGACGGGGTCGGCCGAGAGCCATGACGCCGTGCTGCTGGCGGATGTCTTCCCCACCGCCTACGAGGTGGGCGTCCTCAACGGCCGGGTGGGGCCGGGCGATACGGTCGTGGTGGTGGGCGCCGGGCCGGTCGGGCTGGCCTCGATCGCCACGGCGCACTTCTTCTCGCCCGGCCGGATCATCTCCGTCGATCCGGATCCGGCCCGGCTGGACGCCGCCAAGCGGGTCGGCGCCGACGCGGTGGCGGATTCCGCCGAGGATCCGGAGCGGCTGGTCGGCGATCTCACCGATGGGCTCGGCGCCGATGTGGTGATCGAGGCCGTCGGGAGCCCGCGGAGCTTCGAGACCTGCACCCGGATGGTGCGGCCCGGCGGCCGGATCGCCAATGTCGGGGTGCACGCCCGGCCCGCGACGCTGCATCTCGAAGAGCTGTGGATCAAGAACGTGACGATTACCACCGGGCTGGTCGACACCTTCTCCACCCCCACCCTGCTCTCCCTGCTGGCCGCCGGGCGGCTGCCCGCCTCCGCGCTGATCACCCATCTCTTCGAACTGGACCAGATGGAGGAGGCGTACGACGTCTTCGCCCGCGCGGCCGACACCGGCGCGATCAAGATCGCGATCGGCGAGGCCGCCCGTCCGCTGGTGGCCCGGGGGACGTGAGCGGGGAGGTGACGCGCATGAGAGCGCCCATCGTCGTCGGCGTCGACGGTTTCGCCGAGAGCCCGCCGGCCGCACACTGGGCGGCCCGCGAGGCGCTGCTGCGGGATCTGCGGCTGCGTCTGATCCACGCCTGGAACCCGCCGTCGCCCGAGGCCCCGGCCCTCCCCCACGAGGACGATCTGAACTACTGGGCGCAGCGCTTCCTGACCGACCTGGTGGGCGAGTTGCGCGACGCCCATCCGGGGCTGCGGGTCTCGGCCGAGCTGGTGCCGCGCGAGACCGTGCCCGCCCTGCTGGACGCGGCCAGGGACGCCGAGATGCTGGTGCTCGGCTCGCGCGGCCGCGGCACCCCCGGTGGCTTCCTGCTCGGATCGACCGGCCGCCATGTGCTGGCGCACGGGGAACGGCCGGTGGTCATGGTGCACGCCGACGACCAGCCGCTGACCGCCGATGTGACCGTCGGGGTGCGCCTGCGGGGGGCGAGCGAGGAGACGCTGCGGTTCGCCTTCGACGCCGCCGCCCGGCGCGGCGGCGCCCTGCGTGCCGTACACGCGGGCGCGGGTACGGGCACGGGCGCGCCGGAAGCGGAGGAAGCCGCGGCGGCGGACGCGCTGGACGCGGCGCTGCGCCCCTGGCGGGAGAAGTACCCCGGGGTGCCGGTGGCGGAGGCCCTCACCTCCGAGCGCCCGGCCCTCGGGGTGATGCACACCGCGCCGGGCTCCGGGCTGCTCGTGCTGGGCCGCGAGGAGACGGAGCCGGCCCCCGTCCCCCACCTGGGCTCGGTGATCCACGCGGCGGTGCACCACGCGCCGTGCCCGGTGGCGGTCGTCCCGTGCAGCTGATGTCCGAAGGGACGTGTAGCTGATGTCCGAAGGGAGGCGGGAGTGACGTGTCGGAGGCGATGACCACCGACCTCTACGAGGCGACGATGGCCCTGTCGTATCTGCGCGAGGGCATGACCGGCCCGGCCACCTTCGACCTCTACGCCCGCGACGTGCCGCCCGAGCGGGGCTTCCTGGTCGCCGCGGGCCTGGAGCCGGCGCTGGACTTTCTGTCCGGCTTCCGTGTGGAGGCCGAGGACGTGGCGGCGTTCGCCGAGGCGATGCACCGTCCGTCCGAGGATCTGGAACCCCTGCTGGGGCTCGGCTTCGACGGCGAGGTGCGGGCGGTGCCCGAGGGGCGGATCGTCCTGGCCGGGGAGCCGCTGCTGGAGCTGACCGCGCCACTGCCGCAGGCTCAGCTGGTCGAGACGTATCTGATGGGACAGCTGAGCCATCAGACCACCATCGCCTCCAAGGCGGCCCGGTGCGTGCTGGCCGCGGAGGGGCGCCCGGTGGTGGACTTCTCGCTGCGCCGCACCCACGGCCCCGGGGCCGGGATGCAGTCGGCGCGGTTGAGCGCGATGACCGGGTTCACGGCGACCAGCAATGTGGCGGCGGCCGCCGCGTACGGGATCGAGGCCAGCGGGACGATGGCGCATGCGTACATCGAGGCGTTCCCTGACGAGGAGACCGCGTTCCGCGCGTTCGCCCGTACCCATCCCGGACCGGTCACCTTCCTGGTGGACACCTACGACACCGCGACCGGGGTGGCCACCGCGGCCCGGGTGCTGCGCGAG
Coding sequences:
- a CDS encoding alcohol dehydrogenase catalytic domain-containing protein, coding for MKALVFHGPERSSWQEVPDPELEASTDAIVRIGTTTICGTDLHILRGELPDVSPGRVLGHEGVGEVVETGADVRGVRPGDRVLLSCISACGHCRFCRERNYGQCRDGGGWILGRMIDGTQAEYVRVPFADLSTHPLTGSAESHDAVLLADVFPTAYEVGVLNGRVGPGDTVVVVGAGPVGLASIATAHFFSPGRIISVDPDPARLDAAKRVGADAVADSAEDPERLVGDLTDGLGADVVIEAVGSPRSFETCTRMVRPGGRIANVGVHARPATLHLEELWIKNVTITTGLVDTFSTPTLLSLLAAGRLPASALITHLFELDQMEEAYDVFARAADTGAIKIAIGEAARPLVARGT
- a CDS encoding universal stress protein: MRAPIVVGVDGFAESPPAAHWAAREALLRDLRLRLIHAWNPPSPEAPALPHEDDLNYWAQRFLTDLVGELRDAHPGLRVSAELVPRETVPALLDAARDAEMLVLGSRGRGTPGGFLLGSTGRHVLAHGERPVVMVHADDQPLTADVTVGVRLRGASEETLRFAFDAAARRGGALRAVHAGAGTGTGAPEAEEAAAADALDAALRPWREKYPGVPVAEALTSERPALGVMHTAPGSGLLVLGREETEPAPVPHLGSVIHAAVHHAPCPVAVVPCS
- a CDS encoding nicotinate phosphoribosyltransferase, encoding MSEAMTTDLYEATMALSYLREGMTGPATFDLYARDVPPERGFLVAAGLEPALDFLSGFRVEAEDVAAFAEAMHRPSEDLEPLLGLGFDGEVRAVPEGRIVLAGEPLLELTAPLPQAQLVETYLMGQLSHQTTIASKAARCVLAAEGRPVVDFSLRRTHGPGAGMQSARLSAMTGFTATSNVAAAAAYGIEASGTMAHAYIEAFPDEETAFRAFARTHPGPVTFLVDTYDTATGVATAARVLRELESGPGGAIRLDSGDLGEQAVRARAILDAAGLPEVRIVASGGLDEYALEELVHSGAPIDVFAVGTRMGVSADAAALDTAYKLVAYDGTPVMKLSSAKATAPGTKQVWRRPGYADVIGERDELPPGGGAPLLETVMREGRRTGAPDTLDRARRRFATELAGLPPHARRIRHPVPPRPATSAGLAGLAGRVRHRIAHRLAAGGEAGGRQAA